A region of Geobacillus sp. 46C-IIa DNA encodes the following proteins:
- the mutY gene encoding A/G-specific adenine glycosylase, producing the protein MTTWTERFPAREFQRDLLDWFARERRDLPWRKDRDPYKVWVSEVMLQQTRVETVIPYFEKFIEQFPTLEALAGADEDEVLKAWEGLGYYSRVRNLHAAVKEVKEHYGGKVPDRPDEFAKLKGVGPYTVGAVLSLAYGVPEPAVDGNVMRVLSRLFLLTDDIAKASTRKRFEQIVREIMAYEHPGAFNEALIELGALVCTPRRPSCLLCPVQAHCRAFAEGVPEELPVKTKKTAVKQVPLAVAVLADEEGRILIRKRGHTGLLANLWEFPGCEMNGEGEKEKLEKVFLNEHGLKIKLGEPLASFDHVFSHLIWKLTVFSGQLLDGERLGEPYRLVSARELDAYAFPVSHQRIWREYQERAGEARRLR; encoded by the coding sequence ATGACAACGTGGACAGAGCGGTTTCCTGCCCGCGAGTTTCAGCGCGATTTGCTCGATTGGTTTGCCCGTGAGCGCCGCGACCTGCCGTGGCGAAAAGACCGCGATCCGTATAAAGTGTGGGTGTCAGAAGTCATGTTGCAGCAGACGCGCGTCGAGACGGTCATTCCGTATTTCGAAAAGTTTATTGAGCAATTTCCGACGCTAGAGGCGCTCGCTGGCGCCGATGAGGACGAAGTGCTGAAGGCGTGGGAAGGGCTCGGTTATTATTCGCGTGTGCGCAACTTGCATGCGGCGGTAAAAGAAGTGAAGGAGCATTATGGGGGGAAAGTGCCGGATCGCCCGGATGAGTTTGCCAAACTGAAAGGAGTCGGCCCGTATACGGTCGGCGCGGTGCTGAGCCTCGCCTACGGCGTGCCGGAGCCGGCGGTCGATGGCAACGTGATGCGCGTGTTGTCGCGTTTGTTTTTGTTGACGGATGACATTGCCAAGGCGTCGACGCGAAAGCGATTCGAACAGATCGTCCGTGAGATTATGGCGTATGAACATCCGGGGGCATTCAATGAAGCATTGATTGAGCTTGGCGCCCTTGTTTGTACACCGCGCCGCCCCTCGTGCCTTCTTTGTCCGGTGCAAGCCCATTGCCGGGCGTTCGCGGAAGGTGTGCCGGAGGAATTGCCGGTGAAAACGAAAAAAACAGCGGTGAAACAAGTGCCGCTTGCGGTTGCTGTGCTCGCTGACGAAGAAGGACGCATTCTTATTCGCAAGCGCGGCCATACCGGTCTGCTTGCGAACTTATGGGAATTTCCGGGCTGTGAAATGAATGGCGAAGGTGAAAAAGAGAAATTGGAGAAGGTATTTTTGAACGAGCATGGTCTTAAGATCAAGCTCGGAGAGCCGCTGGCTTCGTTTGATCACGTGTTTTCCCATTTGATTTGGAAGCTGACGGTGTTTAGTGGCCAGTTGCTTGACGGCGAGCGGCTGGGCGAACCGTATCGATTAGTGTCAGCGAGGGAGCTAGACGCATACGCCTTTCCTGTGTCGCACCAACGCATTTGGCGCGAATATCAAGAGCGCGCAGGCGAAGCGCGCCGCCTGCGTTAA
- a CDS encoding gamma-type small acid-soluble spore protein — translation MAKQPNKTFAGTNIQEVRQKNAQSAQAAQANQAGQFGTEFAAETNVQHVKQQNAQAEARKAQNVNQ, via the coding sequence ATGGCCAAACAACCGAACAAAACATTCGCTGGCACGAACATTCAAGAAGTGCGACAAAAAAATGCACAATCGGCTCAAGCTGCTCAAGCTAATCAAGCTGGCCAATTTGGCACTGAGTTTGCGGCTGAGACGAATGTGCAACATGTTAAACAACAAAACGCTCAAGCAGAGGCGCGCAAAGCGCAAAATGTTAATCAGTAA
- a CDS encoding DUF2294 domain-containing protein — MSKKEAAFNDIVRKVRKQLFGKGPERIKTYFVDNLAITILHGNLTPTEKFIARTPEGREMVHAARTKMIQDVYAQHVPDGMEELVGSKLLHLFSDIKIEEDMAVSVFVFEKPIEL; from the coding sequence ATGTCGAAAAAGGAAGCCGCCTTTAATGATATTGTGCGCAAAGTGCGTAAACAGCTGTTTGGCAAAGGGCCGGAACGGATTAAAACATATTTTGTCGACAACTTGGCGATTACGATTTTGCACGGAAATTTAACGCCGACGGAGAAATTTATCGCCCGCACGCCGGAAGGACGGGAGATGGTGCATGCGGCAAGAACGAAAATGATTCAAGATGTGTATGCCCAGCATGTGCCGGATGGCATGGAAGAGCTCGTCGGTTCGAAACTGCTTCATTTGTTCAGTGATATTAAAATTGAAGAAGATATGGCCGTTTCTGTGTTTGTGTTTGAAAAGCCGATTGAATTGTGA
- the fabL gene encoding enoyl-[acyl-carrier-protein] reductase FabL, giving the protein MSGKVAVVTGSSRGIGKAIALRLAEEGYDIVVNYARSKTAAEETAREIEALGRKALIVKANVGDVEKIRAMFARIDEVFGRVDVLVNNAASGVLRPALELEETHWNWTMNINSKALLFCAQEAAKRMEKSGGGKIVSISSLGSIRYLENYTAVGVSKAALEALTRYLAVELAPKHIAVNAVSGGAVDTEALKYFPNREQLLADAAAHTPAGRLVKPEDIVNTVLFLLSDAAEMIRGQTIIVDGGRSLLL; this is encoded by the coding sequence ATGAGTGGAAAAGTGGCGGTCGTCACGGGAAGCAGCCGCGGCATCGGCAAAGCGATCGCTTTGCGGCTGGCTGAGGAAGGATATGATATTGTCGTCAACTATGCCCGCAGCAAAACAGCTGCCGAAGAAACAGCGCGTGAAATTGAAGCGCTCGGAAGAAAAGCGCTTATTGTCAAAGCCAATGTCGGCGATGTCGAGAAAATTCGCGCCATGTTCGCCCGCATTGATGAAGTATTCGGGCGGGTTGATGTGCTCGTGAACAACGCTGCCTCCGGCGTATTGCGACCGGCGTTAGAGCTCGAGGAAACGCATTGGAACTGGACGATGAATATCAACAGCAAAGCGCTTTTATTTTGCGCCCAAGAGGCAGCGAAGCGGATGGAAAAATCCGGCGGTGGAAAAATCGTCAGCATCAGCTCGCTCGGGTCGATCCGCTATTTGGAAAACTACACGGCGGTCGGCGTTTCGAAGGCGGCGCTCGAGGCTCTGACGCGCTACTTGGCCGTCGAGCTGGCGCCAAAACATATCGCCGTCAACGCCGTTTCCGGCGGAGCGGTGGACACGGAAGCGCTGAAATATTTTCCGAACCGCGAACAGTTGCTTGCCGACGCGGCGGCCCATACACCGGCTGGCCGTTTGGTGAAACCGGAAGACATTGTCAACACCGTTTTGTTTTTATTGTCTGACGCCGCCGAGATGATCCGCGGACAGACGATCATTGTCGATGGCGGAAGATCTTTACTTTTATAA
- the fdhD gene encoding formate dehydrogenase accessory sulfurtransferase FdhD — translation MGGFAAKRRPIAKYRNGRLVEEEDEIALEFPLTITVNGEEFATIVCTPGHLDELVVGFLAAEGAIRTYRDIKAMTVDGERGFAYVELAAGGLPAKQFYAKRFIGSCCGKSRQFYFYNDAKTAKTIVGGITAKANDCLRLMKALHEQSIDFAATGGLHNAALATPDGIVVIRSDIGRHNALDKLYGYCLRHQVAMKDKLIVFSGRVSSEVLLKAAKMGVSILLSKSAPTTLALDLAEELGITVVGFLRGQAFNVYTYESRIIIG, via the coding sequence GTGGGCGGGTTTGCGGCGAAACGGCGGCCGATTGCCAAATACAGGAACGGGCGCTTGGTTGAGGAAGAGGACGAGATCGCGCTTGAGTTTCCGTTGACAATAACGGTCAATGGTGAGGAGTTTGCGACGATCGTTTGCACTCCCGGGCATCTTGATGAACTGGTGGTCGGATTTTTAGCTGCGGAAGGGGCCATTCGGACGTATAGAGACATCAAAGCGATGACGGTGGACGGGGAGCGGGGGTTTGCGTACGTCGAACTCGCCGCAGGCGGACTGCCGGCCAAGCAGTTTTATGCGAAGCGATTCATCGGCTCGTGCTGCGGAAAAAGTCGGCAATTTTATTTTTACAATGATGCGAAAACCGCCAAAACGATCGTTGGCGGCATCACTGCTAAAGCCAATGACTGTCTGCGCTTAATGAAAGCGCTGCACGAACAGTCGATCGATTTTGCGGCAACCGGTGGCCTTCATAACGCAGCGCTCGCCACGCCGGACGGGATTGTTGTCATCCGCTCCGACATCGGACGCCATAACGCGCTTGATAAGTTGTACGGCTACTGCCTGCGCCATCAAGTGGCGATGAAAGACAAGCTGATTGTATTCAGCGGCCGCGTCTCGTCGGAAGTGCTCTTGAAGGCGGCGAAAATGGGCGTAAGCATTCTGCTGTCGAAATCGGCGCCGACGACGCTGGCCCTAGATTTGGCGGAAGAACTCGGCATTACCGTTGTCGGCTTTTTGCGCGGGCAAGCGTTTAATGTGTATACGTATGAAAGTCGAATTATAATTGGATGA
- a CDS encoding OFA family MFS transporter, translating to MKNRWLIALSAVGIHISIGSVYAWSNFTNPLKQLFGWSDQEVALTFSIAILFLGLSAAFLGHFVEKHGPRKSGLLAAIFFGLGVTGSGLAVALGSKYLLYLFYGVLGGIGLGVGYIAPVSTLVKWFPDRRGLATGLAIMGFGFAAAIASPVMNSLIASVGVQNTFFILGITYFAIMVLSSLYLEKPPEGWLPEGFQEKVKAGKAKPSLDLAQLTANEAVKTRRFWYLWFMLFINVTCGIAVLAVAKPLAVESIGISQTAAAALVGAIGVFNGLGRIGWASASDYIGRPNTYTAFFVLQILIFFLLPNVSMKWLFIVMLTIVYTCYGGGFACIPAYIGDLFGTKQLGAIHGYILTAWAAAGLVGPMFAAYIKDTTGSYEGSLAFFGGLFVIAFIISMLVRIDIRRLRAQHEQIAYVSAAKES from the coding sequence ATGAAAAACCGATGGCTTATTGCTTTATCTGCTGTCGGCATCCATATTTCGATCGGATCTGTTTACGCCTGGAGCAATTTTACCAATCCATTAAAACAATTGTTTGGATGGTCGGACCAGGAAGTGGCGCTCACCTTCAGCATTGCCATCTTATTTTTAGGATTATCGGCTGCGTTCCTCGGTCATTTTGTGGAGAAGCACGGACCGCGGAAATCGGGGCTATTGGCTGCCATCTTTTTTGGCCTCGGGGTGACTGGTTCTGGATTGGCTGTTGCTCTCGGTTCTAAGTATCTTCTGTATCTGTTTTATGGCGTTTTAGGCGGGATCGGGCTTGGCGTCGGGTATATTGCGCCTGTGTCTACGCTTGTTAAATGGTTTCCAGACCGGCGCGGTTTGGCTACGGGGCTGGCGATTATGGGGTTCGGGTTTGCGGCGGCCATTGCGAGTCCCGTCATGAACAGCTTAATTGCATCCGTAGGTGTTCAGAATACATTTTTTATTTTGGGGATTACATACTTCGCTATTATGGTGTTATCCTCGCTTTATTTAGAAAAACCACCGGAAGGATGGCTGCCGGAAGGATTTCAGGAAAAAGTGAAGGCCGGAAAAGCCAAACCTTCGCTTGATTTGGCGCAGTTGACGGCCAATGAGGCGGTTAAAACAAGACGTTTTTGGTATTTATGGTTCATGCTTTTTATTAACGTGACATGTGGCATTGCCGTTTTGGCAGTGGCGAAACCACTGGCAGTAGAAAGCATTGGCATCAGCCAAACAGCCGCGGCGGCATTAGTTGGCGCCATCGGAGTGTTTAACGGGTTAGGACGCATCGGCTGGGCGTCGGCTTCTGATTATATTGGTCGTCCAAATACGTATACGGCGTTTTTCGTTTTGCAAATCTTGATTTTCTTCCTGTTGCCGAATGTGTCCATGAAATGGTTGTTTATTGTGATGCTGACGATTGTGTATACGTGTTATGGCGGCGGATTTGCCTGTATCCCCGCGTACATCGGCGATTTGTTTGGAACAAAGCAACTCGGTGCCATCCACGGTTATATTCTGACGGCTTGGGCTGCCGCCGGTCTTGTCGGACCGATGTTTGCTGCGTACATTAAAGACACGACCGGCTCTTATGAAGGGAGTTTGGCCTTTTTTGGAGGTTTGTTTGTCATCGCTTTCATTATCTCGATGCTCGTGCGCATCGATATTCGCCGATTGCGCGCCCAACATGAACAAATCGCCTATGTTTCGGCGGCAAAGGAAAGTTGA